Proteins from a genomic interval of Chroococcidiopsis thermalis PCC 7203:
- a CDS encoding 2Fe-2S iron-sulfur cluster-binding protein translates to MAKTVRLEPIGEETSIQTNGNILSVLLKNELNVLHECGGRGMCATCHVYIKSGMESLSSPSRRERRTIEVITSANNHSRLACQALVIGEGVVVELPAGTYVSAIDDIESLIGTRAEQNILHPLDGRILVEAGKLVTRSMITQLQDTRTEVSEYMNHASDA, encoded by the coding sequence ATGGCAAAGACTGTCAGACTAGAACCAATCGGTGAAGAAACCTCCATTCAAACGAATGGCAACATCCTATCTGTTCTGTTAAAAAACGAACTGAATGTGTTGCATGAGTGTGGCGGTCGAGGAATGTGCGCTACCTGCCATGTTTACATCAAAAGTGGTATGGAAAGCTTATCTTCACCCAGCCGACGCGAACGGCGGACAATTGAGGTCATTACTTCTGCCAACAATCATTCTCGCCTCGCTTGTCAAGCTTTAGTGATTGGTGAAGGTGTAGTCGTTGAATTACCTGCTGGTACGTATGTCAGTGCAATTGATGATATTGAGTCTCTCATCGGCACGCGGGCAGAACAAAACATCCTTCACCCTCTAGACGGTAGAATCCTTGTGGAAGCAGGTAAGTTAGTTACCCGTTCGATGATTACTCAACTTCAAGATACTCGTACTGAGGTTTCTGAGTATATGAATCATGCCAGCGATGCTTAA
- a CDS encoding phycocyanin: MLSQLARLTVEADGRYATSEELQFLKDYIESLDTRASAYQKIQAAEAEVLSQLEAKWAANENLFGQGNNKLNVSTCQRDLKNMIRYTATTVLSSDLDRLRESCLLWYQTIVRAYKYGHIANITYPLLNELMKQFLSAEEAALASPVLGLNQVILGKT, encoded by the coding sequence ATGTTAAGTCAGTTAGCCCGCTTAACCGTAGAAGCGGACGGTCGCTACGCTACTTCAGAAGAACTTCAGTTTCTTAAAGATTACATTGAGTCTCTTGATACTCGTGCAAGCGCATATCAAAAAATCCAAGCTGCTGAGGCAGAAGTTCTCAGTCAGTTGGAGGCAAAGTGGGCTGCTAACGAGAATTTGTTTGGGCAAGGTAACAATAAACTCAATGTTTCAACCTGCCAACGCGATCTGAAAAATATGATACGTTACACAGCCACAACTGTATTGAGTAGCGACCTCGATCGCCTGCGAGAAAGTTGTTTGCTTTGGTATCAAACTATCGTTCGTGCTTACAAATACGGACATATTGCTAACATCACATATCCATTACTAAATGAGTTGATGAAACAGTTTCTATCTGCTGAAGAAGCAGCGCTTGCATCTCCAGTTTTAGGACTCAACCAAGTGATTTTGGGTAAAACATAA
- a CDS encoding V4R domain-containing protein translates to MVISSDNLLFSTHSKPGTQAEYSLKKKYPQKHDHYSFDDYFQFQPNTGIVTDWHDQRHLFATEDFIVGLIEGLEEEVGSASTVLMYNIGFEWGTRDAKFFQQWFEQEYGKNVKEVNSLYMLEAWWWPFTAQGWGNWEVDMSDHKNGFMFVNIFDSAVARTLGDVGKPVCHIYAGLFAGFFSDLVKKTLSCIEIQCYSMGETYCKFLLGTKDRIDAAAFWHNEGATARDIEKRLRHGERLG, encoded by the coding sequence ATGGTTATCTCGTCCGACAATTTGCTCTTTTCTACTCACTCAAAACCAGGTACACAAGCAGAATATTCCTTAAAGAAGAAGTATCCCCAGAAGCACGACCATTACAGCTTTGATGACTACTTCCAATTTCAACCGAACACGGGCATTGTCACCGATTGGCACGACCAGCGCCATCTATTTGCCACAGAAGACTTCATCGTAGGATTAATTGAGGGATTGGAAGAAGAAGTCGGTAGCGCTTCTACAGTCTTGATGTACAACATTGGCTTCGAGTGGGGAACCAGGGATGCCAAATTCTTTCAACAGTGGTTTGAGCAGGAATATGGCAAGAACGTCAAAGAAGTCAATTCCCTGTACATGCTAGAAGCATGGTGGTGGCCCTTCACCGCTCAAGGCTGGGGCAACTGGGAAGTCGATATGAGCGACCATAAAAACGGGTTCATGTTCGTCAACATCTTCGATTCTGCCGTAGCTAGAACATTGGGCGATGTTGGTAAACCAGTTTGTCATATCTATGCGGGATTATTTGCTGGATTCTTTAGCGATCTCGTTAAAAAAACCTTGAGTTGCATTGAAATTCAGTGCTACTCAATGGGAGAAACATACTGTAAATTCCTCTTGGGTACAAAAGACCGGATTGATGCTGCTGCCTTCTGGCACAACGAAGGTGCTACAGCTCGCGATATTGAAAAGCGGCTGCGTCATGGAGAACGGTTAGGATGA
- a CDS encoding V4R domain-containing protein yields the protein MITVADLIKDERLPGNYFAFDAYIQGDFESGLLENRHGDRLIAIPDTLIQSIYTALNQETGQASGVVLANCGRWWGKNFYARFVEQVSEYYSKPIDQMEMVEFTQCLRQCWKAHGWGTFELDLSYYQQGFLVVKTQNSPYAKQAPQSKRPVCYFEAGILRAFFSQLTGRELHCLQTTCESLGAEYNHFVLGLAQRIKPADAWLEEQQEHEIIMHRLCNSSNQ from the coding sequence ATGATTACTGTCGCCGATTTAATCAAAGACGAACGCTTACCAGGAAATTATTTTGCCTTTGATGCCTACATTCAGGGTGATTTTGAATCAGGTTTGCTGGAAAATCGCCACGGCGATCGCCTCATAGCAATTCCAGACACGCTGATTCAATCGATTTACACCGCACTCAACCAAGAAACAGGTCAAGCTTCCGGTGTAGTACTTGCCAATTGCGGGCGCTGGTGGGGCAAAAATTTCTACGCTCGGTTCGTCGAACAAGTTAGCGAGTACTACTCTAAACCGATCGATCAAATGGAGATGGTTGAGTTTACTCAGTGTCTCAGACAGTGTTGGAAAGCTCATGGTTGGGGAACTTTTGAATTAGATTTGAGCTACTACCAACAAGGATTTTTAGTCGTCAAAACCCAGAATTCTCCCTACGCCAAGCAAGCACCCCAGAGCAAAAGACCAGTATGCTATTTTGAAGCAGGTATCCTCCGCGCTTTCTTCAGCCAACTGACAGGACGAGAACTTCACTGCCTGCAAACAACCTGCGAATCTCTCGGAGCTGAGTACAACCACTTTGTTCTAGGCTTAGCACAACGAATCAAACCAGCCGATGCTTGGTTAGAAGAACAGCAAGAGCATGAAATTATCATGCACCGACTCTGCAATAGTTCTAATCAATAA